The Trichosurus vulpecula isolate mTriVul1 chromosome 3, mTriVul1.pri, whole genome shotgun sequence genome includes a window with the following:
- the LOC118843347 gene encoding histone deacetylase 1-like, with protein sequence MALTQGTKRKVCYYYDGDVGNYYYGQGHPMKPHRIRMTHNLLLNYGLYRKMEIYRPHKAHADEMAKYHSDDYIKFLHSIRPDNMSEYSKQMQRFNVGEDCPVFDGLFEFCQLSTGGSVASAVKLNKQQTDIAVNWAGGLHHAKKSEASGFCYVNDIVLAILELLKYHQRVLYIDIDIHHGDGVEEAFYTTDRVMTVSFHKYGEYFPGMGDLRDIGAGKGKYYAVNYPLRDGIDDESYEAIFKPVMSKVMETFQPSAVVLQCGSDSLSGDRLGCFNLTIKGHAKCVEFVKSFNLPLLMLGGGGYTIRNVARCWTYETAVALDTEIPNELPYNDYFEYFGPDFKLHISPSNMTNQNTNEYLEKIKQRLFENLRMLPHAPGVQMQPIPEDGIQEDGGDEDEEDPDKRISICSSDKRIACEEEFSDSDEEGEGGRKNSANFKKAKRVKMEEEKDREPEEKKEAKEEEKTKEEKPEAKGVKEETKSA encoded by the coding sequence ATGGCACTGACTCAGGGCACGAAGCGAAAAGTCTGTTACTACTACGACGGGGATGTTGGAAATTACTACTATGGGCAGGGCCACCCAATGAAACCCCATCGAATCCGAATGACTCACAACTTGCTACTAAACTATGGACTCTACCGGAAGATGGAAATCTATCGGCCCCACAAAGCCCATGCAGATGAGATGGCCAAGTACCACAGCGATGACTACATTAAGTTTTTGCATTCTATCCGTCCTGATAATATGTCAGAGTACAGCAAGCAGATGCAGAGATTTAACGTTGGTGAAGACTGTCCCGTGTTTGATGGCTTATTTGAGTTCTGTCAGTTATCCACCGGTGGATCTGTAGCAAGTGCGGTGAAACTTAATAAACAGCAGACGGACATTGCTGTGAACTGGGCTGGGGGCCTGCACCATGCTAAGAAGTCTGAAGCTTCTGGCTTCTGCTATGTCAACGATATTGTGTTGGCCATCCTGGAACTGTTGAAGTACCACCAGAGGGTGCTGTACATTGACATTGACATTCACCATGGCGATGGCGTGGAAGAAGCTTTCTACACCACAGATCGGGTCATGACAGTGTCCTTTCATAAGTATGGAGAGTACTTCCCGGGAATGGGTGACCTACGGGACATTGGAGCTGGCAAAGGCAAATACTATGCTGTCAACTACCCGCTTCGAGATGGGATTGATGACGAATCTTATGAGGCCATTTTCAAACCAGTTATGTCGAAGGTGATGGAGACCTTTCAGCCCAGTGCAGTGGTCTTGCAGTGTGGCTCTGATTCCCTGTCTGGAGACCGATTAGGTTGTTTCAACCTTACCATTAAAGGCCATGCCAAGTGTGTGGAATTTGTCAAGAGCTTCAATCTGCCCTTGCTGATGCTGGGAGGGGGTGGCTACACCATCCGCAATGTAGCCAGGTGCTGGACATATGAGACAGCTGTGGCCTTGGACACAGAGATCCCCAATGAACTTCCCTACAATGATTACTTTGAATACTTTGGCCCGGATTTCAAACTTCACATCAGCCCATCTAACATGACAAACCAGAATACCAATGAGTATTTGGAGAAGATCAAGCAGAGGTTGTTCGAGAACCTCCGGATGTTGCCACACGCCCCTGGTGTTCAGATGCAACCCATTCCTGAGGATGGGATACAGGAGGACGGTGGGGACGAGGATGAGGAAGATCCTGACAAGCGCATTTCAATATGCTCCTCAGACAAGCGAATTGCTTGTGAGGAAGAGTTTTCAGACTCAGATGAAGAAGGTGAGGGTGGTCGAAAGAACTCAGCCAACTTCAAGAAAGCCAAGAGGGTcaaaatggaagaggagaaagatcgagagccagaggagaaaaaagaagcaaaagaggaggagaagacaaaggaagagaaacCTGAAGCcaaaggggtgaaggaggagaccAAGTCTGCCTGA